One stretch of Tepidibacter hydrothermalis DNA includes these proteins:
- a CDS encoding TraX family protein — protein MFKVEERRIASNLDTNFLKIIAIIAMTFDHTGKILFPDVLYFQIIGRIAFPIFAYCIVVGCLYTHDIKKYILRLFIFALISQPIYALANHPTWNGFVENIFIWNIFFTLIIGLSVVYGLKDRKWWISVLGLLVVGLFNFDYGIDGVILMIVFFLCRNNPIISATIIGVLLSIPFFLGNDLMILGVSIGKQGFAILSLPFIYINTNLNPRVNKYVFYAFYPVHLLVLYFIQIFIY, from the coding sequence ATGTTCAAAGTAGAAGAACGTAGAATAGCTTCAAATTTAGATACTAATTTTTTAAAGATCATTGCAATCATTGCAATGACATTTGATCATACTGGTAAAATCCTTTTCCCTGATGTTTTATATTTTCAAATTATAGGAAGGATTGCTTTTCCTATTTTTGCATATTGTATTGTGGTTGGATGCTTGTATACACATGATATCAAAAAATATATTTTGAGATTATTTATATTTGCATTAATTTCTCAGCCTATTTATGCTTTAGCAAATCATCCTACCTGGAATGGTTTTGTAGAAAATATATTTATTTGGAATATATTTTTTACACTTATAATTGGACTATCAGTAGTTTATGGATTAAAAGATAGGAAATGGTGGATATCTGTTTTGGGTTTGCTGGTTGTTGGATTATTTAATTTCGATTATGGTATAGATGGTGTTATTTTAATGATAGTGTTTTTTCTATGTAGAAATAATCCTATTATATCTGCAACTATTATAGGGGTATTACTCTCTATACCATTTTTCTTGGGTAATGACTTGATGATTTTAGGTGTATCTATAGGTAAACAAGGATTTGCAATTTTAAGTTTGCCTTTTATCTACATAAACACTAATCTTAATCCTAGAGTTAATAAGTATGTGTTTTATGCATTTTACCCAGTACACTTACTAGTGCTTTATTTTATACAAATTTTTATTTATTAA